The Negativicutes bacterium DNA window TTCCCATTCCGAACACAGTAGTTAAGCCTATACACGCCGAGAGTACTTGGTTGGAAACGACCTGGGAGGTTAGGTAGTTGCTGGTTAAGTTAAAAGCACTTGCTTACGCAAGTGCTTTTTTGTATTGAGGAACAATTGTTAAATGGTAGTTAAACGATTGTTAAACTGTGGTGGAATCGTTGAAGTAATATAAGATTTAACTAAAAAGATCAATAAGAAGGCACTAAGGGTTTAAGAAAAAAGCCCTTAGGGGCTAGTAAGATGATTGTGAAACAGTTGTTAAAATATTGAGATAAGGTTTCTACCATTGTTTAAACTATCTTTCAAAAGTAAAAATGTTAACAAAAAAAGCAGCGACTTTATCGCAGTCGCTGCTTTTTTGTTAAGAACGGAAATTATTAAATTGTAAATCTGTACTTAAATCAAGATTTTTCAGTAATGACATTACTTGTTGTAGGTCATCTTTATTTTTGCCCGATACGCGAACTTTTTCATCTTGAATTTGTGCTTGGACTTTAATTTTACTGTTTTTTATTGCTGTAATGATGGTCTTAGAATCTTCTTTGTTAATACCACTTTTTAAAGTTATCATTTGCTTAACAGTACCCTTGGAGGAGGGCTCGATTTTACCGTAGTCAAAGCTTTTTACAGACACACCGCGTTTGATAGCTCTACCTTGTAAAATTTCGATGACATTACCTAACTTAAATTCATCATCGCTGACTACTTTAATCGCTTTATCTTCTAATTCAATACTGGATTTGCTGTTGCGAAAATCAAAACGTTGAGTTAGCTCTTTGCTGGCTTGGTTAACAACATTATCGATTTCTTGCATATCAACTTCCGATACTACGTCAAAAGAACAATCTTTTGCCATAAAAATCAACTCCCTTTATTAGTTTTTATTGTTATAGTTACTGTCTTTTTAAATAAGACATATAAAAAAGCAAATGAACCACCGGCATTAAAAAAGAAGGCAACAGGTTTGGTGTAAAATAAATCAGCACTTATTAATAATGAGATTAATAAAGCAATAGTATATGCTAAAAATGGTTGACCTTCAACTTTTTTTCGTGGTGCTAGCAAATACCAAATTACAAAACCTGAGATACCAAAATAAAAATTAGGAATAATATTCATTGAAGCCCCCAATAATGAACAGGATTTAAATTGAAATTTTAAAATAAATTAAACTATAATCCTGCATAGTAAAGATGGTTACAATTATAATACTTTTTAGTATAATAATCTAGTAGGGAGAAGCTTATGTTTAATTTTATTGTTTCAGAGAATATTTTTAATATGTCATTAAAAGATTTTTTGCGAAGAGAAAAAAATATATCGTTAACAGGCTGGCGCAAAATAAAACGAATAAACATGGTTTATTTAAATAATACTTTAGTAAAACCTTCATTGGCAAAAGTTAATGCAGGAGATAAAATAAGCTATGAATATGATGAGGTAAAATTAATACCACCTTGTGATATTAAACTTGATATTTGCTATGAAGATGAATTTTTATTAGTGATAAACAAACCGGCAGGAATGTTGGTTCATCCGACAGTGAAAAATGAGACAGACTCTTTAGCAAATGCACTTAGTTTTTACTATCAAAATAACGGGTTAAATTATAATTTTCATCCTGTCCATCGCTTGGATAAAAACACCTCAGGATTATTAGTTATCGCTAAAATGCCTCATATTCAAAATTTATTTTCACTAAAAGGCAAAAATACTATTGAAAGAATTTATCAAGCTGTTATAATAGGGAAGTTGAGGCCTAAAAAGGGTACTATTATTGCGCCTATTGCTCGTAAGGCTGGGAGCATTATAGAACGGAGAGTTGATTATCAAGGAAAAGAAGCAATAACACATTATGAAATAATTGCAGAGAAAAACTTCAACTCTTTAGTTGAATTAAAGTTAGGAACTGGACGGACACATCAATTAAGGGTTCATTTAGCACATTTTAATAACCCCATTCTTGGAGATGATTTATATGGAGGAGCAAGTTCTTTTATTCAGCGTCAAGCATTGCATGCAAAAAAAATTATCTTCAAACATCCTATAACAAAGGAAGCAATAGTGATTGAAACTTCTTTACCGGAAGATATTGCAAAAGTGTGGGAAAATTTAGTTTAATTTTTAAAATATTACAAGTGATAATGATTACAAAATAAAGGTAATATGTTATAATTAATTTATGCTTTTACTTTTAGTTCTTTTTAATACTGATTATATTACGTTACTGGAGGGGTTCAAATGCCATTAGTTACATCTAAAGAAATGTTTGAAAAAGCGTATAAGGAAAAATACGCAATTGGAGCCTTTAATGTTAATAACATGGAAATTATCCAGGGGATAATTGAGGCAGCAAAAATTGAACAGTCACCATTAATTTTACAAGTATCAGCTGGTGCTAGAAAATATGCCAGCCATATTTACTTGATGAAATTAGTAGAAGCTGCATTAGAGGATTCAGGGTTGCCGATTTGTTTACATTTAGATCATGGCGAAGACTTTGAAATCTGTAAGGCTTGTGTAGACGGTGGTTTTTCTTCGGTAATGGTAGATGGATCGAGACTACCTTTTGAGGAAAATATTGCACTTACCAAAAAAGTTGTTGAATATGCTCATGCTCGTGGCGTCGTGGTGGAAGGCGAGCTAGGAAGATTAGCCGGTGTAGAAGATGCAGTAAAGGTAAATACTAAGGATGCAACTTATACTGACCCTGATCAAGCCGTTGAATTTGTTGAGAGAACTGGTGTAGATTCATTAGCAATAGCTATTGGGACAAGTCATGGTGCTTATAAATTTAAAGGTGATCCTGAACTTGACTTTGCTAGATTAGAGAAAATATCTAATATGTTACCTGATTTTCCACTAGTACTGCATGGAGCTTCTACAGTACTACCTGAATTTGTCTCAAAATGTAATGAATTTGGTGGAGAAATTATGGGAGCAAAGGGTGTTCCAGAAGAAATGTTATTACAAGCTGGTAAATTAGGGGTATGTAAAATTAATATTGATACTGATTTACGTTTAGCGATGACTGCTTCAATTAGAGAACATTTAGTTAATAATCCTGGCGACTTTGATCCTCGTCAGTATTTAAAACCTGCTAGAAATGCAATTCAAAATATGGTTCAGCATAAGATTAAAAATGTTTTAAATTCCAGCAATAAACTATAGGATATTGTTGACACTGATATAAAAATAGTTATAATTATTTATGTAATATCTTTAAAAGCTAAGATAAGGACAATATAAAAAAGAATCACTTTTTCAGAGAATAAACGTCAAGGCTGTGAACGTTTTAAAAGTTACTTTTTTATTACCACCTTGGAGCTGCTAACTGAAATAATAGTAAGGACAGCCGAGAGAAAACTCGTTATAAACAATTGAGGTGGATGATTTTATATCATCAATCAGGGTGGAAACGCGAGAACTCTCGTCCCTTTTTTAGGGATGAGAGTTTTATTTTTTTATTGGAGATGATTGAAAATGATTAATATTACTTTGAAAAATGGTGATATTAGAAGTATTGAAGAAAACATTACTGTACTTGAATTTGCGAAAGTTTTGAGTAGAAGTTTAGCAAAAGTTGCTCTTGCAGCGAAAGTTAATGACAAAATTGTGGGATTAGATTATGTTTTGACTGAAGACTGTAAAGTTGAACTTTTAACGTTTGAAGATAATGAGGGGAAAATAGCACTAAGACATAGTGCATCTCATGTATTAGCACAAGCAGTAAAAAGACTTTATAAAAATGTCAAATTTGCAATTGGACCAGCGATAGAAAATGGTTTTTATTATGACTTTGAAACAGAAGAACCTTTTACGACAGAGGATTTAGGAAAAATTCAAAAAGAGATGGAAAAGATTATTAATGAAAATTTACCAATAGTTCGCAGTGAGTTATCAAGAGCAGAGGCCATCAAACTGTTTGCAGATAAAGGCGAAGATTATAAAGTTGAATTGATTAATGATTTGCCAGAAGATGCGATTATTTCTCTTTATACTCAAGGGGAGTTTGTTGATTTATGTGCTGGACCGCATGTTGCTAGTACCGGTAAAGTTAAAACTGTAAAATTACAAAGTATTGCTGGAGCTTATTGGCGAGGCGATGAAAAAAGAAAAATGTTGCAGCGAGTTTATGGGACTGCCTTTGAGAAGAAAGCAGACTTGGATGCTTATTTACATATGTTAGAAGAAGCCGCTAAACGCGATCATCGAAAGTTAGGACGTGAACTGGACTTATTTAGTATCCAAGAAGAGGGGCCAGGCTTTCCGTTCTTTCACCCTAATGGAATGATTATTCGTAATGAACTAGAAAATTATTGGCGTGCTGTTCATACTCGATATGGTTATAAAGAAATTAAAACGCCAATTATCTTAAATCAAAAATTATGGCAACAATCAGGGCATTGGGATCATTATCAAGAAAATATGTATTTTACTAGTATTGATGATGAAGCATATGCAATTAAGCCGATGAATTGTCCCGGTGGCATTTTAGTGTATAAAACAAAACAACATAGCTATCGCGATTTACCGCTAAGAACAGCTGAACTTGGTTTAGTTCATCGCCATGAGTTATCAGGAGCATTGCATGGCTTAATGCGAGTACGGAGCTTTACTCAAGATGATGCTCATATTTTCATGTTACCATCACAAATTAAAGCAGAAATTCAAAATGTTATTGATTTGTTTAATGAAGTTTATTCTGTTTTTGGATTAAGTTATCATGCAGAGCTTAGCACTAAGCCGGCTAAAGCAATGGGTTCTGATGAAATTTGGGAAACAACTACCAAGGCTTTACAAGAAGCACTTGAAGATTGTGGAATGGAGTACATTGTTAATGAGGGCGATGGTGCTTTTTATGGACCGAAGATTGACTTTCATTTACGAGATTCAATTGGTCGTACTTGGCAGTGTGGAACAATACAGCTTGATATGTTGATGCCGGAAAAATTTGATTTAACATTTGTTGGCGAAGATGGACAAAAGCATCGACCAGTTATGATTCATCGAGTTGTATATGGTAGTATTGAAAGATTTATAGGAATATTAATTGAACATTTTGCTGGTTTATTCCCATTGTGGTTGGCTCCAGTGCAAGTTAGAGTTTTGACTATTACCGATAAACAATTACCTTATGCTAATGAATTAGCTCTTAAAATGAAGGCTAAGGGTATTAGGGTTGAAGTTGATATCAGAAATGAAAAAATTGGTTATAAAATCAGAGAAAGTCAAATTTTAAAAACTCCATACACCGTAGTGCTAGGTGATAAAGAAATAGAAGAAAATAAAGTCGCAGTAAGAAAACATGGGGAAAATAACAGTGAGACTATAGCAACAGAAGAATTTATTGAAGATATTTACAATAAAATCATTACAAAAAGTATTTGACAATAAACTATAGTAGTGATATTATTATTAAGTAATTTGAATATGAAGTAGGAGCCACCGCTTCTCACCTTATAGCAATTGAGCTGATAGGGTTCAGGATGATTTTGTTGCATTTATGCGGGTGGCTTTTGTCACCCGTTTTCATTTTTTTAGAATAATACAGGAGGTGGATCACATTAGTAAAGATAACTTGAAAATTAACGAGGAAATTCGTGCAAGAGAAGTTCGTGTTAATAGTGCTACTGGCGAGTCTTTAGGAATTATGTCATTACGCGATGCGTTGCAAATGGCAGCTGAACAACAATTAGATTTAGTTGAGGTTGCTCCTACGGCTAAGCCACCAGTTTGCAGAATTATGGATTTTGGAAAATATCGCTAT harbors:
- a CDS encoding YajQ family cyclic di-GMP-binding protein; the protein is MAKDCSFDVVSEVDMQEIDNVVNQASKELTQRFDFRNSKSSIELEDKAIKVVSDDEFKLGNVIEILQGRAIKRGVSVKSFDYGKIEPSSKGTVKQMITLKSGINKEDSKTIITAIKNSKIKVQAQIQDEKVRVSGKNKDDLQQVMSLLKNLDLSTDLQFNNFRS
- a CDS encoding RluA family pseudouridine synthase, which codes for MSLKDFLRREKNISLTGWRKIKRINMVYLNNTLVKPSLAKVNAGDKISYEYDEVKLIPPCDIKLDICYEDEFLLVINKPAGMLVHPTVKNETDSLANALSFYYQNNGLNYNFHPVHRLDKNTSGLLVIAKMPHIQNLFSLKGKNTIERIYQAVIIGKLRPKKGTIIAPIARKAGSIIERRVDYQGKEAITHYEIIAEKNFNSLVELKLGTGRTHQLRVHLAHFNNPILGDDLYGGASSFIQRQALHAKKIIFKHPITKEAIVIETSLPEDIAKVWENLV
- the fba gene encoding class II fructose-1,6-bisphosphate aldolase translates to MPLVTSKEMFEKAYKEKYAIGAFNVNNMEIIQGIIEAAKIEQSPLILQVSAGARKYASHIYLMKLVEAALEDSGLPICLHLDHGEDFEICKACVDGGFSSVMVDGSRLPFEENIALTKKVVEYAHARGVVVEGELGRLAGVEDAVKVNTKDATYTDPDQAVEFVERTGVDSLAIAIGTSHGAYKFKGDPELDFARLEKISNMLPDFPLVLHGASTVLPEFVSKCNEFGGEIMGAKGVPEEMLLQAGKLGVCKINIDTDLRLAMTASIREHLVNNPGDFDPRQYLKPARNAIQNMVQHKIKNVLNSSNKL
- the thrS gene encoding threonine--tRNA ligase, with protein sequence MINITLKNGDIRSIEENITVLEFAKVLSRSLAKVALAAKVNDKIVGLDYVLTEDCKVELLTFEDNEGKIALRHSASHVLAQAVKRLYKNVKFAIGPAIENGFYYDFETEEPFTTEDLGKIQKEMEKIINENLPIVRSELSRAEAIKLFADKGEDYKVELINDLPEDAIISLYTQGEFVDLCAGPHVASTGKVKTVKLQSIAGAYWRGDEKRKMLQRVYGTAFEKKADLDAYLHMLEEAAKRDHRKLGRELDLFSIQEEGPGFPFFHPNGMIIRNELENYWRAVHTRYGYKEIKTPIILNQKLWQQSGHWDHYQENMYFTSIDDEAYAIKPMNCPGGILVYKTKQHSYRDLPLRTAELGLVHRHELSGALHGLMRVRSFTQDDAHIFMLPSQIKAEIQNVIDLFNEVYSVFGLSYHAELSTKPAKAMGSDEIWETTTKALQEALEDCGMEYIVNEGDGAFYGPKIDFHLRDSIGRTWQCGTIQLDMLMPEKFDLTFVGEDGQKHRPVMIHRVVYGSIERFIGILIEHFAGLFPLWLAPVQVRVLTITDKQLPYANELALKMKAKGIRVEVDIRNEKIGYKIRESQILKTPYTVVLGDKEIEENKVAVRKHGENNSETIATEEFIEDIYNKIITKSI